A stretch of Actinomycetes bacterium DNA encodes these proteins:
- a CDS encoding aldehyde dehydrogenase family protein — protein sequence MPPVEAVELSSFDASGSVGGDGSGGWIERVNPARFSQVVGRVAAVGTAGADTAVVAAHGAFDAWSEMSVDERLELLEEAADAVAATSDDLGPLLARELGKVVADCSGEMGFAAAYLRHAIAATRRVGVDDELDDDMGRLRIIRRPYGVCVAIVPWNAPLILSILKVAPALATGNTIVVKPSPLAPLAVTAALHTIAAVLPPGVLSVLHGDAEVGETLVGHPLVRKVAFTGGGTVARMVATTAATNVTPVVLELGGNDAAVVLDDAPLDDELFERLVWGTFLTSGQVCMAAKRLFVHSSRLAEFEQGYLAAAERLLVMGDPLDPQVTVGPMVSAQQRDFVAGLVADSASRGGVVHELGTVSDGIDVDGGWFCRPTLVTGAADDWPVVAEEQFGPTVPLLGFDEIDEVVDRVNADQYGLASSVWSEDEDRAFAIAERIEAGFTFVNCHNRAGMSLRAPFGGWKQSGYGREFGDAGVAEYLQTHSIHVPTAMRLGDRAPEYSTGADAYPS from the coding sequence ATGCCACCCGTCGAGGCCGTGGAGCTCTCGTCCTTCGACGCTTCGGGAAGCGTGGGCGGCGACGGTTCGGGCGGGTGGATCGAACGGGTCAACCCGGCGCGGTTCTCCCAGGTGGTCGGCCGGGTAGCGGCAGTCGGCACAGCGGGCGCCGACACCGCAGTGGTTGCCGCGCATGGGGCTTTCGACGCCTGGTCGGAGATGTCGGTCGACGAGCGTCTGGAGCTGCTCGAGGAAGCCGCGGATGCGGTGGCCGCAACATCCGACGACCTCGGCCCCTTGCTGGCCCGGGAGCTTGGCAAGGTGGTGGCCGACTGTTCCGGCGAGATGGGCTTCGCGGCGGCCTACCTGCGGCACGCAATCGCGGCGACCCGACGCGTAGGGGTCGACGATGAGCTCGACGACGACATGGGTCGGCTGCGGATCATCCGCCGTCCATACGGAGTCTGCGTGGCGATCGTTCCATGGAACGCGCCGCTGATCCTCTCGATTCTCAAGGTCGCGCCGGCCCTGGCTACTGGAAACACGATCGTGGTGAAGCCGTCACCGCTGGCTCCCCTCGCAGTCACCGCTGCGCTGCACACGATCGCCGCCGTGTTGCCACCCGGCGTGCTGTCCGTGCTGCATGGCGACGCAGAAGTGGGCGAGACCCTCGTGGGGCACCCGCTGGTGCGCAAGGTGGCCTTCACCGGTGGCGGCACCGTGGCACGCATGGTGGCAACCACCGCGGCCACCAACGTGACTCCGGTGGTGCTGGAGCTGGGCGGCAACGACGCTGCTGTTGTGCTCGACGACGCGCCCCTCGACGACGAGCTGTTCGAGCGGCTCGTTTGGGGCACCTTCCTCACGAGCGGGCAGGTTTGCATGGCCGCCAAGCGGCTGTTCGTGCACTCGTCGCGCCTGGCCGAGTTCGAGCAGGGTTACCTGGCAGCAGCCGAGCGCCTACTGGTGATGGGTGACCCACTCGACCCGCAGGTCACCGTCGGACCGATGGTGTCGGCGCAGCAACGCGACTTCGTGGCGGGCCTGGTCGCCGACTCGGCATCGCGCGGCGGCGTCGTGCACGAGCTGGGCACGGTCAGCGACGGCATCGATGTCGATGGGGGATGGTTCTGCCGGCCAACACTCGTGACGGGTGCTGCGGACGACTGGCCCGTGGTGGCCGAGGAACAGTTCGGACCCACGGTGCCACTGCTCGGCTTCGACGAGATCGACGAGGTGGTCGACCGGGTCAACGCCGACCAGTACGGCCTGGCCTCGTCGGTGTGGAGTGAGGACGAAGACCGTGCCTTCGCAATCGCGGAGCGGATCGAGGCGGGGTTCACGTTCGTCAACTGCCACAACCGGGCGGGGATGTCCCTGCGGGCGCCGTTCGGCGGGTGGAAGCAGTCCGGCTACGGACGCGAGTTCGGCGATGCCGGGGTGGCGGAGTACCTGCAGACGCACTCGATCCATGTACCGACCGCGATGCGCCTTGGCGACCGTGCACCGGAGTATTCCACCGGTGCCGACGCCTACCCGAGCTGA
- the dusB gene encoding tRNA dihydrouridine synthase DusB: MSELRIGDIAVDPPVVLAPMAGVTDAPFRVLCAEFGGGLFVNQMVTARALVEGHEKSWDLARFHPAEKIRSLQLYGTDPHYVAEAVRRLVGGGMVDHLDMNFGCPAPKVTRNGGGAALPWKRKLLASVIDAAVRAADAESAGSVPVSVKFRMGIDDDHITYLDTGRIAADAGAASLALHARTALDHYGPPARWEAIAELKQSIGGIPVLGNGDITCAGDAGEMVALTGCDGVVIGRGCLGRPWLFGELEAHFRGEPVAGGPSLGEVAEVIRRHAGLFVEWHGSERRLPAFRKHLAWYFKGYPVGSELRRAAGQVMTIADIEAILDKLDPDAPAPSAAAGFNRSHSNPLKRVALPDGWLDDRDSQPVLAAEPAAVMSGG, encoded by the coding sequence ATGTCGGAACTGCGGATCGGCGACATAGCGGTTGACCCGCCTGTGGTCCTCGCGCCCATGGCGGGCGTGACCGACGCGCCGTTCCGGGTGCTGTGCGCCGAGTTCGGCGGCGGGCTGTTCGTGAACCAGATGGTGACGGCGCGTGCGCTGGTCGAGGGCCACGAGAAGTCCTGGGACCTCGCCCGGTTCCACCCGGCGGAGAAGATCCGTTCGCTCCAGCTATACGGCACCGACCCCCACTACGTCGCCGAGGCCGTGCGTCGTCTGGTCGGCGGCGGCATGGTCGACCACCTCGACATGAACTTCGGCTGCCCGGCCCCCAAGGTGACCCGAAACGGTGGGGGAGCGGCTCTTCCGTGGAAGCGCAAGCTGCTCGCCTCCGTGATCGATGCGGCGGTCCGCGCGGCTGATGCCGAGTCCGCAGGAAGCGTGCCGGTCTCGGTGAAGTTCCGCATGGGCATCGACGACGACCACATCACCTACCTCGATACCGGTCGTATCGCCGCGGACGCCGGGGCCGCGTCGCTCGCACTGCACGCACGCACTGCGCTCGACCACTACGGCCCGCCGGCGCGGTGGGAGGCCATCGCAGAGCTGAAGCAGAGCATCGGCGGGATTCCCGTGCTCGGCAATGGCGACATCACCTGTGCCGGCGATGCTGGTGAGATGGTTGCGCTCACCGGTTGCGACGGTGTGGTGATCGGCCGGGGATGCCTGGGTCGGCCGTGGCTGTTCGGTGAGCTCGAGGCCCACTTCCGCGGCGAGCCAGTGGCTGGCGGTCCGTCGCTCGGCGAGGTCGCCGAGGTGATCCGGCGCCATGCGGGCCTGTTCGTGGAATGGCACGGCAGCGAGCGGCGTCTGCCCGCGTTCCGCAAGCACCTGGCCTGGTACTTCAAGGGCTACCCGGTCGGGTCCGAACTGCGCCGGGCAGCCGGCCAGGTGATGACCATCGCCGACATCGAGGCGATCCTCGACAAGTTGGACCCGGATGCCCCCGCTCCGTCGGCCGCAGCCGGGTTCAACCGCAGCCACTCCAACCCCCTCAAGCGGGTGGCCCTGCCTGACGGCTGGCTGGATGACCGCGACTCCCAACCCGTGCTGGCAGCCGAGCCCGCAGCGGTCATGTCCGGTGGCTGA
- a CDS encoding CoA transferase: MSGDAGPLAGIRVVEIGAIGPGPFAAMVLADLGAEVLRIDRPDARPITPDAGVPDVGRTNGYDVLNRSRHRVAVDLRSAEGAALVLDLVENADVLIEGFRPGVTERYGIGPEDCAARNPGLVYGRMTGWGQDGPMAERAGHDINYLSLSGALAHIGRAGQAPTPPLNLVADFGGGGMFLVAGVLAALVERATSGKGQVVDAAMVDGSAVLMAPLFGAFASGFWSAERGTNLLDSGAPFYDCYRCSDGGYVAVGAIEAKFYAQLLEGLGLAGEQLPDQHDQSGWTELRSRFSEVFATRTRDEWDAHFADLEACVTPVLDMGEATQGDLGVQRAMFPEVDGVAQPAPAPRFSRTSNPEPTPAVEIDDPVEVLSGWGIDPVRGEALLDENVIG, from the coding sequence GTGTCGGGTGACGCAGGCCCACTCGCGGGCATCCGCGTTGTCGAAATAGGAGCGATCGGTCCCGGACCGTTCGCAGCCATGGTGCTCGCCGACCTCGGCGCGGAGGTCTTGCGCATAGACCGGCCCGATGCGCGGCCGATCACCCCTGACGCAGGCGTGCCCGATGTGGGTCGGACCAACGGCTACGACGTGCTCAACCGGTCGCGGCACCGGGTGGCGGTGGACCTGCGCTCAGCAGAGGGTGCGGCGCTGGTTCTCGACCTCGTGGAGAACGCGGATGTGCTGATCGAGGGTTTCCGCCCAGGTGTGACGGAGCGCTACGGCATCGGTCCCGAGGACTGCGCCGCGCGCAACCCGGGCCTCGTCTACGGACGAATGACCGGGTGGGGCCAGGACGGACCGATGGCCGAGCGTGCGGGCCACGACATCAACTACCTGTCGCTCTCGGGTGCGCTCGCGCACATCGGCCGAGCTGGGCAGGCGCCCACACCGCCGCTCAACCTCGTCGCTGATTTCGGCGGGGGAGGGATGTTCCTGGTCGCGGGCGTGCTCGCCGCGTTGGTCGAGAGGGCGACGTCGGGCAAGGGCCAGGTTGTGGATGCCGCGATGGTCGACGGATCGGCAGTTCTCATGGCTCCGTTGTTCGGTGCGTTCGCCTCCGGGTTCTGGAGTGCGGAGCGAGGCACCAACCTGCTCGACTCGGGCGCACCGTTCTATGACTGCTATCGCTGTTCCGACGGCGGATATGTGGCGGTGGGGGCAATCGAGGCGAAGTTCTACGCCCAGTTGCTCGAGGGGCTCGGCCTCGCCGGCGAGCAGCTACCGGATCAGCACGACCAGTCCGGATGGACCGAGTTGCGGAGCCGCTTTAGCGAGGTGTTCGCCACCCGCACGCGCGACGAGTGGGATGCCCACTTCGCCGACCTGGAGGCGTGTGTGACCCCGGTGCTCGACATGGGTGAGGCGACGCAGGGCGACCTCGGAGTGCAGCGAGCCATGTTCCCCGAGGTCGACGGTGTGGCACAGCCCGCTCCCGCTCCCCGGTTCAGCCGCACCTCGAACCCCGAGCCGACCCCGGCGGTCGAGATCGACGATCCGGTGGAGGTCCTTTCCGGCTGGGGTATCGACCCAGTACGCGGGGAAGCACTGCTAGACGAGAATGTGATTGGCTAG
- a CDS encoding alkaline phosphatase produces MQRRDLLRMGLGGSAVGAVGTATACAPTTAPTRVFSEGVASGLHSDTEVVLWTRVSPQQANGQFTIGWEVATDQGFTNVVASGNATASAAADHTVKVLAGGLGADQQYWYRFIHPNEGSTVGRARTMPAPGATTSSLKLAFASCQSYNSGWYTSWRDIAQRDLDAVLFLGDYIYEAFSINLLGAVRAGDPTAEAKTLNDYRTKYRVYRSDPDLQAAHAAHPFVSIWDDHEIVNDYDATIFSTDPARSSAAYQAWFEYMPTWPISANRIYRDLQWGSVGSIFMLDGRQYRDPNTANVPLFGPVELTSFEAATGRTMLGATQRQWLFDGLTDAQANATWKVIGNPVMIAPLRMEDHDTPEARAENPNLPLHAGLYTNPMDSFDGYTWERDQILGHLAANSIDNTVFVTGDYHSFWAATLTSDMDDPVAPKVANEFAAGAISSAGGAVNENYIFSNAAWGTWEPGFNYIDGLRNGFGLVECDPSEMEVSFWAHSALSKFSQPVEAARFTMTDGDPDPAIQVF; encoded by the coding sequence ATGCAGCGACGCGACCTACTCCGCATGGGTCTGGGCGGATCCGCAGTCGGAGCCGTTGGAACGGCCACGGCATGTGCACCCACGACCGCCCCGACGCGCGTGTTCTCAGAGGGCGTGGCCAGTGGCCTGCACAGCGACACCGAAGTGGTCCTGTGGACCCGCGTGTCGCCCCAGCAGGCCAACGGGCAGTTCACGATCGGGTGGGAGGTTGCCACCGACCAGGGCTTCACCAACGTCGTCGCCTCGGGCAACGCCACGGCGTCGGCCGCCGCCGACCACACAGTCAAGGTGCTCGCGGGTGGCCTCGGCGCCGACCAGCAGTACTGGTACCGCTTCATCCACCCCAACGAAGGCTCAACCGTGGGCCGGGCCCGCACCATGCCCGCACCGGGTGCCACCACGTCCTCGTTGAAGCTGGCATTTGCGAGCTGCCAGTCGTACAACAGCGGGTGGTACACATCGTGGCGCGACATCGCCCAGCGTGACCTCGATGCCGTGCTGTTCCTGGGCGACTACATCTACGAGGCGTTCTCGATCAACCTGCTCGGAGCCGTCCGGGCAGGCGATCCCACAGCCGAGGCCAAGACCCTCAACGACTACCGCACCAAGTACCGGGTCTACCGCAGCGACCCCGACCTCCAGGCCGCCCACGCCGCGCACCCGTTCGTGTCGATCTGGGACGACCACGAGATAGTCAACGACTACGACGCCACGATCTTCAGCACCGATCCGGCACGCTCGTCGGCTGCCTACCAGGCGTGGTTCGAGTACATGCCGACCTGGCCGATCTCCGCCAACCGGATCTACCGCGACCTGCAGTGGGGCAGCGTGGGGTCGATCTTCATGCTCGACGGTCGCCAGTACCGCGATCCCAACACCGCCAACGTGCCCCTGTTCGGCCCGGTCGAGTTGACGTCGTTCGAGGCGGCCACGGGGCGCACCATGCTGGGAGCCACGCAGCGCCAGTGGTTGTTCGACGGGCTAACCGATGCCCAGGCCAATGCAACCTGGAAGGTGATCGGCAACCCGGTGATGATCGCCCCGTTGCGCATGGAGGACCACGACACCCCGGAGGCCCGGGCGGAGAACCCGAACCTGCCCCTTCACGCCGGCCTGTACACCAACCCGATGGACTCCTTCGACGGCTACACGTGGGAACGCGACCAGATTCTCGGGCACCTGGCGGCCAACTCGATCGACAACACCGTGTTCGTGACCGGCGACTACCACAGCTTCTGGGCGGCGACGCTCACATCCGACATGGACGACCCTGTGGCACCCAAGGTCGCCAACGAGTTCGCCGCCGGTGCGATCTCATCAGCAGGTGGCGCGGTCAACGAGAACTACATCTTCAGCAACGCAGCGTGGGGTACCTGGGAGCCCGGGTTCAACTACATCGATGGCCTGCGCAACGGATTCGGCCTGGTGGAATGCGACCCGAGCGAGATGGAGGTCTCGTTCTGGGCCCACAGCGCCCTGTCGAAGTTCTCCCAGCCAGTCGAGGCCGCGAGGTTCACGATGACCGATGGTGATCCGGACCCGGCCATCCAGGTGTTCTGA
- the argJ gene encoding bifunctional glutamate N-acetyltransferase/amino-acid acetyltransferase ArgJ, whose protein sequence is MAAMTPVPLPAGFSAHAGNIGIKDSSADFAVVVADQPCAASAVFTRSRFSGPSVTVSRDHAADGALQAVAVVSKNANVATGAAGDRHARELATLVAGATGCEERDVLVASTGVIGVPYPMDRIREYISQLPKPTALRDATDVATAMMTTDTHPKVAFATVPTEDGATASIVGVAKGVGMIEPDMATMLAFVFTDAEVPLMELNDGFRHVVDRTFNSLSVDTDTSTSDTAAVLASGAAGAVEPHLFNLELAAVCTELTRQLAADGEGATKLLVVEATGARDDTQAKRVAKAVLNSPLVKTAVHGADPNWGRVAMAVGKCSDDTDIEPDHVRITFGDTQVYPSAAGADLGALEEYLRGGEVHIGVDLGIGHARWEVYGCDLSDGYVRINADYTT, encoded by the coding sequence ATCGCCGCCATGACACCAGTGCCCCTGCCCGCCGGCTTCAGCGCACATGCCGGCAACATCGGCATCAAGGACTCCAGCGCCGACTTCGCGGTGGTCGTGGCCGACCAGCCATGCGCCGCCTCCGCGGTGTTCACCCGTTCACGGTTCTCCGGACCGTCTGTGACCGTGTCGCGTGACCACGCCGCCGATGGCGCCCTGCAGGCGGTGGCCGTCGTGTCGAAGAACGCCAACGTGGCGACCGGCGCGGCCGGCGACCGCCACGCAAGGGAGTTGGCCACGCTCGTTGCAGGCGCCACGGGGTGCGAGGAGCGCGACGTGCTCGTCGCCTCGACCGGGGTCATCGGCGTGCCCTACCCGATGGACCGGATCCGCGAGTACATCTCGCAGCTTCCCAAGCCCACGGCGCTCCGGGATGCCACGGACGTGGCGACGGCGATGATGACCACCGACACGCACCCCAAGGTCGCGTTCGCCACCGTGCCCACAGAAGACGGCGCAACGGCTTCCATCGTCGGCGTGGCCAAGGGCGTGGGGATGATCGAGCCCGACATGGCCACGATGCTGGCGTTCGTGTTCACCGATGCCGAGGTCCCACTCATGGAGCTGAACGACGGGTTCCGCCACGTCGTGGACCGCACATTCAACAGCCTGTCGGTCGACACCGACACCTCCACCTCAGACACAGCTGCTGTGCTGGCCAGCGGAGCAGCCGGCGCGGTGGAGCCGCACCTGTTCAACCTGGAGCTGGCAGCGGTGTGCACCGAGCTGACCCGCCAGCTGGCCGCCGACGGTGAGGGGGCCACGAAGCTGCTGGTCGTGGAGGCCACCGGCGCCCGCGACGACACACAGGCCAAGCGCGTGGCCAAGGCCGTGCTCAACTCACCGCTGGTGAAGACAGCGGTACACGGAGCCGACCCCAACTGGGGACGGGTCGCGATGGCAGTGGGCAAGTGCAGCGACGACACCGACATCGAGCCCGACCACGTGAGGATCACCTTCGGCGACACGCAGGTCTACCCCAGCGCGGCCGGCGCCGACCTCGGCGCGCTGGAGGAGTACCTGCGCGGCGGCGAGGTCCACATCGGCGTCGACCTCGGTATCGGGCACGCTCGGTGGGAGGTCTACGGCTGTGACCTCTCCGACGGATACGTGCGCATCAACGCCGACTACACGACCTGA
- a CDS encoding acylase — protein MKTRGFKTLSVAAAFAVLAVACTGSDDDDAGGEGDGGQRAIDVGPQGYGAVITRTTGGVPHIHAESLDGVSFGQGWASAEDHPCDLVDQVIKIHSQRAATFGPGEDGEYIESDFGWAALGLVDVANADWAAVEDDVRGHVEAFTAGWNASLEAQGVDGIEDWCRGAEWMRPVTAEEVHAYARSVALLASGARLIDFIAAAQPPGSSAEAGGQETALATTDLSASSRASLASNGWAVGSELTENGSGALIGNPHFPWIGELRFSEVHLSTEDGINVYGAQLLGLPGVGIGFTEGVAWTHTVSAGKRFTAYQMELAPGDPTSYVIDGEAVPMDSREITIEVLGDDGTTTPATRTYWSTEFGPVLDFPGVGWTDTATVSYRDANLANDRTLPQYAAMMRAGSLEELRDAHEEYQGVPLFNTVAVGSDGTTWYADTSATPNLSPEAIEAYEARLELGGLTKLAAESNAVLLEGNTSRDRWVDDPAAPWPGVIPWSGLPGQERSDYVMNANDSYWIANSAAPIDGDFSPLQGSADTARSVRTRQNLAVLDLNTPDMLAGDDELFSGDELRAAALHNGAYTTAQWLEGVVQRCNAATAPVASEELLSGDGEPVVAPTEVDLSRACAVLEAWDGLYNADSQGPVLWREFTEQVTYGDLWAVPFDAASPADTPNGLGPAVVDGADQVLLGLANAVALLDHVGIALDAPLGEIQYDARVQGVRNPVPGGLGGEGITNVVSDGRQAYSTVQPQPDWPERLVAGSTLTEDGYPVTYGSSFMLAVEFGDDGPQGHSILTYGQVGDESSPLFDVGVKEFAAKQWKPALFTPEAVASDPSATVTNVSG, from the coding sequence ATGAAGACCAGGGGATTCAAGACGCTCTCGGTAGCTGCTGCGTTCGCCGTTCTGGCCGTCGCATGCACGGGATCAGATGACGACGATGCGGGCGGCGAAGGCGATGGTGGCCAGCGTGCCATCGACGTCGGCCCTCAGGGCTACGGGGCGGTGATCACGCGCACGACTGGCGGCGTGCCACACATCCACGCCGAGAGCCTGGACGGGGTTTCCTTCGGGCAGGGGTGGGCGTCGGCCGAGGACCATCCGTGTGACCTGGTGGACCAGGTCATCAAGATCCATTCACAGCGTGCAGCCACGTTCGGTCCGGGCGAAGACGGGGAGTACATCGAGAGCGACTTCGGTTGGGCAGCACTCGGCCTCGTGGACGTCGCCAACGCCGACTGGGCAGCGGTCGAGGACGACGTGCGCGGCCACGTCGAGGCGTTCACCGCAGGATGGAATGCGTCGTTGGAGGCACAGGGCGTTGACGGAATCGAGGACTGGTGCAGGGGAGCGGAGTGGATGCGCCCCGTGACCGCCGAAGAGGTCCACGCGTATGCCAGATCGGTGGCGTTGCTGGCGTCGGGTGCCCGACTCATCGACTTCATCGCGGCCGCCCAGCCTCCCGGCTCGTCCGCTGAGGCAGGTGGCCAGGAGACCGCTCTCGCAACGACCGACCTTTCAGCATCGAGTCGGGCAAGCCTGGCCTCCAACGGCTGGGCGGTCGGCTCCGAGCTGACCGAGAACGGCTCGGGCGCGCTGATCGGCAACCCCCACTTCCCGTGGATCGGCGAGCTCCGCTTCTCCGAGGTGCACCTCAGCACCGAGGACGGCATCAACGTCTACGGGGCCCAGTTGCTCGGGCTTCCGGGCGTGGGGATCGGGTTCACCGAAGGTGTGGCATGGACCCACACCGTGTCGGCAGGCAAGCGGTTCACCGCCTACCAGATGGAACTCGCGCCCGGAGACCCCACCTCATATGTGATCGACGGCGAAGCTGTGCCCATGGATTCCAGGGAGATCACCATCGAGGTTCTCGGCGACGACGGCACGACGACGCCGGCAACCCGCACGTACTGGTCGACCGAGTTCGGCCCGGTACTCGACTTCCCGGGAGTCGGCTGGACCGACACCGCCACCGTGTCCTACCGCGACGCCAACCTGGCCAATGACCGCACTCTGCCGCAGTACGCGGCGATGATGCGGGCGGGGTCTCTCGAGGAGCTCCGGGACGCGCACGAGGAGTACCAGGGCGTGCCGCTGTTCAATACGGTGGCCGTCGGTTCCGACGGCACCACCTGGTACGCCGACACGTCGGCCACTCCCAACCTTTCTCCCGAGGCGATCGAGGCCTACGAGGCCCGGCTGGAACTGGGCGGGCTCACCAAGCTGGCAGCGGAGTCCAACGCGGTGCTGCTCGAGGGCAACACGTCGCGGGACCGTTGGGTCGACGATCCCGCGGCCCCGTGGCCAGGCGTGATCCCGTGGTCTGGCCTGCCGGGTCAGGAGCGCTCCGACTACGTGATGAATGCCAACGACAGCTACTGGATCGCCAACTCGGCTGCGCCGATCGACGGCGACTTCTCGCCCCTGCAGGGTTCGGCCGACACCGCGCGCAGCGTGCGCACCCGTCAGAACCTGGCAGTGCTCGACCTGAACACACCCGACATGCTCGCCGGCGACGACGAACTCTTCAGTGGCGACGAGCTGCGGGCCGCGGCGCTGCACAATGGTGCCTACACAACGGCGCAGTGGCTCGAGGGTGTGGTGCAGCGCTGCAACGCGGCCACGGCGCCGGTGGCCAGCGAGGAACTGCTCAGTGGCGACGGCGAGCCGGTCGTGGCACCCACCGAAGTCGACTTGTCGCGTGCATGCGCCGTGCTGGAGGCGTGGGATGGCCTCTACAACGCTGACAGCCAGGGTCCGGTGCTCTGGCGCGAGTTCACCGAGCAGGTGACGTACGGCGACCTGTGGGCCGTGCCGTTCGACGCCGCCAGCCCTGCGGACACTCCCAACGGGCTCGGCCCTGCTGTCGTCGACGGGGCCGACCAGGTGCTGCTCGGGTTGGCCAACGCCGTGGCGCTCCTGGACCACGTGGGCATCGCGCTCGATGCCCCGCTCGGGGAGATCCAGTACGACGCCCGTGTCCAGGGTGTTCGCAACCCGGTACCGGGTGGTCTTGGCGGTGAGGGCATCACGAACGTGGTCAGCGATGGCCGGCAGGCCTACTCCACCGTGCAGCCTCAGCCGGACTGGCCCGAGCGACTTGTCGCCGGCTCCACGCTCACCGAGGACGGCTACCCGGTCACCTACGGAAGCAGCTTCATGCTTGCGGTGGAGTTCGGTGACGATGGCCCACAGGGTCACTCGATCCTCACCTACGGGCAGGTGGGCGATGAGTCGAGTCCGTTGTTCGATGTCGGCGTCAAGGAGTTCGCTGCGAAGCAGTGGAAGCCTGCACTGTTCACCCCCGAAGCCGTAGCTTCTGACCCCTCGGCCACCGTCACCAACGTGTCGGGCTGA
- a CDS encoding SDR family NAD(P)-dependent oxidoreductase: MTEANADLEGLKVLVTGGAQGVGARIAAQVVHGGGTVAIGDIQVDRVAGVAESLGTAASSFELDVTDADSWAEGVATAAGQMGGLDALVNNAAILHLGPLEDMDPGHIETLIKVNLVGPTLGIRAVAPMLRDNGGGSIVNISSVAGLEGRNATIAYTASKWGVRGLTKSSAVEYGRDGIRINAVCPSMGNPEMFAPFLDQFDIDRFMSGTPQPKLHVDGQPRETEMGDVASMVTWLLSPAALPCTGADFVVDAGWTAGTFAPGMPGF, translated from the coding sequence GTGACCGAAGCCAATGCAGATCTGGAAGGCCTGAAGGTGCTTGTCACCGGCGGCGCGCAAGGCGTGGGGGCCCGGATTGCAGCCCAGGTCGTGCACGGGGGTGGCACCGTCGCCATCGGGGACATCCAGGTGGACCGCGTCGCCGGGGTCGCCGAGTCGCTGGGCACCGCTGCATCATCGTTCGAACTCGACGTCACCGATGCCGACTCCTGGGCCGAGGGCGTGGCCACGGCTGCCGGCCAGATGGGTGGATTGGACGCTCTGGTCAACAACGCCGCGATCCTGCACCTCGGCCCGCTCGAGGACATGGACCCGGGCCACATCGAGACCCTCATCAAGGTCAACCTGGTCGGCCCCACGCTCGGAATCCGCGCTGTTGCGCCCATGCTGCGCGACAACGGAGGGGGGTCGATCGTCAACATCTCCTCGGTCGCCGGACTCGAGGGACGCAACGCCACGATCGCCTACACGGCATCGAAGTGGGGAGTACGCGGACTCACCAAGTCGTCCGCTGTCGAGTACGGCCGCGACGGCATCCGCATCAACGCGGTGTGTCCCTCCATGGGCAACCCGGAGATGTTCGCCCCGTTCCTCGACCAGTTCGACATCGACCGCTTCATGAGCGGCACGCCGCAACCGAAGCTGCATGTCGACGGCCAGCCACGCGAGACCGAGATGGGCGACGTCGCCTCGATGGTCACCTGGTTGCTCTCGCCCGCTGCGCTGCCGTGCACGGGGGCGGACTTCGTGGTGGACGCGGGTTGGACCGCCGGCACGTTCGCGCCCGGCATGCCGGGGTTCTGA
- a CDS encoding septum formation inhibitor Maf, which yields MTATPNPCWQPSPQRSCPVAEPALVLASASPRRHELLARIVDSFDIVSTDVDETPLLDEEPTAMVERLAISKAEAGAAARTDAVVLGADTTVALDGQAIGKPVDPADARRILQALSGRTHEVHTAVAMAAPARPTVVRTVTAAVTFADLGAEEIDWYVATGEPMGKAGAYAIQGAGAVLVERVVGDPSTVIGLPMRAVSRLLGAR from the coding sequence ATGACCGCGACTCCCAACCCGTGCTGGCAGCCGAGCCCGCAGCGGTCATGTCCGGTGGCTGAGCCCGCACTGGTGCTCGCGTCTGCCTCGCCGCGCCGGCACGAACTGCTGGCGCGGATCGTGGACAGCTTCGACATCGTTTCCACCGACGTCGACGAGACGCCCCTGCTCGATGAGGAGCCGACCGCCATGGTGGAGCGTCTGGCCATCTCCAAGGCGGAGGCCGGGGCCGCCGCCCGCACCGATGCCGTTGTGCTCGGCGCCGACACCACCGTGGCCCTGGATGGCCAGGCGATCGGCAAGCCTGTGGACCCCGCCGATGCGCGGCGCATCCTGCAGGCGTTGTCCGGACGTACCCATGAGGTGCACACCGCCGTGGCCATGGCGGCGCCCGCTCGGCCGACAGTCGTTCGCACCGTGACAGCCGCCGTCACCTTCGCAGACCTCGGCGCCGAGGAGATCGACTGGTACGTCGCCACCGGTGAGCCCATGGGCAAGGCGGGCGCCTATGCGATCCAGGGCGCGGGTGCTGTGCTGGTGGAACGGGTGGTGGGTGATCCGTCGACCGTCATCGGCCTGCCGATGCGTGCTGTGTCGCGGCTGCTCGGTGCTCGCTGA